In Micropterus dolomieu isolate WLL.071019.BEF.003 ecotype Adirondacks linkage group LG01, ASM2129224v1, whole genome shotgun sequence, the sequence ttttattcatatttttatatattcacAAACTGTACACTTACAGagtaggggaaaaaaacatctatCAACATGTTTAAATACCACAAAGACAAGCATCTCATATACTGACACCGATCACCCTACCTGGAGTGTTTGTGTAGCACTCTTATTCATACAGCATGTTACTCCCAGGCTAGGcaacatttcatcatttaaatcTTATTATACAAACACTTCTTATACATTTTCACGTAATTCATAATTTGACATTACCACACGTAGCATACAGGCACTAGGTATAGTAGTCAAATATGTTATTAGATGACATAATATTACATCGCATTTTTGCTACACTTTTCCACTTGTTCCATGTATATAGCTGCTGGCAGAGCAAGCATGGGTAGcttatgattttcttttttttagctttgGCATCATTGTTGAGCACTTGATCACTGTTCCAACTGGTGAACGACCTGCTGAGCACACAGAACGGTTATCACTGGACGATATATTACTGTAACCTTAAGGCACAATGCCGACCAAATCCTGCAGTACATGCATTATATAAATAATGGGATAAGCGATTTGTAATTAGGGCAATACACTATTAGTTTAttcctggactttttttttttacttcaccaTATTGTTTATTACTTATGCCACACTGATATTCATTTCACAGGCTTACAGGGAAAGATTTCCAGCATCTGAATGTGACAAGCATTAGTGTTGTGTAACATGTGATGGTTTATGAATAATTATTCTGCAGATATGCATTGTAAAAGGTAGTGAATGTCACTTAGACTCACTCTCAGAGGAACATGAAGACAACATTTCAACAATTCTGCATGGTTCAGTGCTTGGTAATACAGTTGGGGTTTTAAAGGCATGGAATGTCTCCGTCCCTGGCCTCTTAACCACAGACCAAAAGAGCAGGGAGAGCGAAATTGTAccctctttgttttattttttttcacttaacATCAGAGGAGGCCTTACTTTTGACTGTGAGGCTCAGGGCCTCAGAGGCCCGAAAAGAGTGAGCGCTTATCTTGGAGCTGATGCTCGGGTGAGGCCCTGTGGCTCCTCCTGGCGAACAGCGCAGCAGACGCAGTAATTTTTTGCGAAAGTTGCGCCCAACAAAACCGTACACAATAGGGTTAACGCAGCTGTTGAAGTAGGCAATGCAAATGGTGAAGGGCATAGCAGTGTCAATGATTTCCAGCATGGCACAGTTCTCCACCAGTATCAGCTGGGTGAGCACCTGCATTAAGTGGAACACCTGATGGGGCACCCAGCACAGGAAAAAGGCCAGGACAGCTGCTGCAAGCATACGCAGTACCTCGTCATCCCGGGAACGGGTACTTTTCTGGATGTGTCTCGCCCCCAGCAGTGCCTGTCCTATGAGGCAGTAACAGGTGATGATGACGAAGAAAGGCACCAGGAAGCCCAATAGGCTTTTCATCAGGCTGATGGCCAGCAGGACCTCCTTCAACCTTATGGCATTTTCAATGTTTGGGTGCAGAATACCACACACTGTGTTGTTAGAGTTTGTGATGTTGTGGATATCCCTGGTCAGTGCTGTGGGCACACTAAGCACGAAGGCAAAAAGCCAAATCATCATACAGGTGATACGTGCGTAAACCACAGTGCGGAACCTGCGTGATCGCACTGGATGGACGATGGCAAGGTAACGGTCAATGCTGAGTGCTGTGAGGAAAAAGATGCTGGTGTACAGGTTAAAAATCACCAGTCCTGCACTGGCCTTGCACAGGAATCCTCCAAAGGGCCAGTGATAGCCCGTGGCGGTGAAGGTGGCCCACATGGGCAGAGTGATGAGGAAGGTGAGGTCTGAAACAGCAAGATTGAGCACAAAAATGTTGGCCACCGTCTTGAGCTTCATGTAGCAGTAGATGACAGCCACTACCATACTGTTTCCGACAATTCCAATGACGAAGTTACAGCCGTACACGATGGGCACCAGGGTGAAGATGATTTCATGGCTTCCAGACATGCCGCATGTCAGAGCTATCCCTTCTGTCGCTCCTGCCGTTATATTCTGCATTTTCCCTTTTTAGTGCCAAATCCCGGGACTTTTAAACAGGGGGCCCTGTCGGCAGGGTGCGTCTGTGGTGACTGAAACAGGCCCTGGGCGAGGGCCTCAGCGAGTCctataaaagaaacacaacaaaaatgtcaCAGGCAGTCTAGGGTAAGAACCATCATTACCGCTGGCATGGTCCATAAACGCTAATCCACACGAGCACCCATGAAAGTGCTCACCATACACCAGCTCATTTAAGACCTGCACATTAAAGCCATGCTGACGCTTTATGTTATTTCTGTAAAATAAGAAGCCATGAAAAACAGATGTTGTATGTTATTCAATATTCCAGATATGCCCTTTGAAACATCATTATTCAGACAGTCTGCATTCTCCCTTCTCCTTTAAATCGTCTCTTGGCTAATGAATGGCAACAGTAAAACTGTACAGTGTTTATCAAATGGTCCGTCCATCTGGGTGGACTGTCAGCACCCGGAAGGAAAATATTTATGTCTTGTGTTATGACCTGTGTTAATGAAGACTGCATGGCAAAGTGCGAGCTTGGATAACAACACCATTAAACACtgagggagcagggaggagagagaaagagagggttGAGGCTCTAGTCACTGTAAAAGACATGTCACGTTTCAAACCCTTGGTGTGCGGAGATACATTGTACCCAGCATGAGAACTTCTAATCAGCACACACCTAAACAAACAGGACAGCAGGGATTCGGCTCTGTGGAAACTTTGCTCTGTGAGAAAATCAAACCTGCATGCTGCGGAAAATTTGCCTCAGGGTAGTTTTTGCTCCATTTGTAAAACCAGAATGTGAAAtgggaattaaaaaaaactaattctcCCCTTTGTTGAGAGTCTTTATGTTTAATAGAATAGCTTAGTGAGCGTCATTAGTGAGGCTGATGTAATAATATTAGCATAAGCCTGATGTATACTATTACTATAGCTGTTTCTGTTAGTAATTACATGAAAATGACAACATGTTTGTGGTTACATTAAAGCCAAACAGATGCCAGGGGAAAACATGCTCTAAAGTAAGCTCAAAAGTGGGCAAACAGCATGTACAGAACAAcacttttatgtttatgttctgTTTTGTATAATACAGATGAACTGTAGACTACTATAAAAGCTACCACAATAGAAATGAAAATCCTATTGTGattgacaaaaataaacaggTGTCTACCACAAGATGGCATTCTAGCTTCAAGATTGTACCCTCTTCCATCTCATGGCTGACACACACAATGTCATGATGCAAAACTTCTTGACAAATTTAGATTTACCTCAGCTAGTccatatttattgaaaaaaaatattgaaaaaaatgcCTTTTGCTTTTGCAgaaatcttgttgctgctgctgttgtttttgcagCTACTGTGGACTACAACTGAACGcacttcctccctctctgcatTCCTGTTGCCCTCTGGTTGGCATTAAGACAGTATGTGCCCTTCCAGTAGAACTATTTTATCTCCAAGTCAAAGATCTCATCCTTTTCCACCAGGTTTCAGTCGATGAATTGAAATAACCCTTCAGAGCACTAAAGCAACAACCATATCGGTTGCAGATGTGGGGTTGGTTTGAGTGTGGAAGATGTGTGGGTGCCAAGGGCAACAGAATAATGAAATATCTCTGTGAGTTTCCTGCATAGACCCCGGTGTAGTAGGCAGGGTAAAGCACCAGCACAGATGTCATTGCTTGgatttactgtacatgtgttttctttctttaatgatTATAACAGTGGGACGGCTGTAAATTTAAACTATACAGAGGAGAGTGACAAAACAAGCATCAGTTTCACAGTTCATGGatttaaaactgttttagaCAATCTCTTGACACTTGGAAGATTTCTGGTGATCAGAAATGGAAATATGGGAGAAAATCAACACTATGTGCCATTGACAGTTATTGGGATGGTTGGCATTTCAGCCGCCAGTATTTTTCCATTAGGGAGATGCTCAAGGCAGGGTGGGGGGCGTGTGTGGGGAGTGACTGTAAACAAGGCTGAAAGTTATTGCTGCCTGAATATGAGCCCCATAATAAAGGTAAGGTGGCACGGACAGAAGGTGATTCGGAAGCAGGTGATTTAGTGGGGCTGCGTCCAGTGAGCTAGAGATGGCACATTACTGAATGACAGCTATAAACCCTGGGTGACCACAGGCAGGAAGGTAAACACCTATTTCACATGGCCCAAGCTGCATCCTCTTGGACAAGACAATAGACTGCGAGGCCCTGCACTGTTTGCAAACACATAGCTGCTTACAATGAGTGATAAAATCAGGGCTAGGAGGATGTTTGGGGACATTTTGCTCCACAGTGCAGAGGCACACTCCTGAATGGCACTGTAGTAGCAACCTTCAATTTCATGTCCCATTTTTGGGGGTAAAAATGCAGCCTCCCTGGGATCATGGGAATTTCTTTAACATATAAAGCAATAAAAGTTGGAATCTCAGCCGAGTTGGACTGAGCTTGTAAAGAATCGTGGTTCCCACCGATAGAGCTATCTCAGGCTGCCCTCGGCCTGAGCGCCCGGCTGCTCTGACATGAGCACCACCATCTGGTTGCCCTCACAGAGAGCCACTAAAATGCCTGGTTGATGGAGTTAATGGTTTATATCCACCCATTATAAAGTGTGGTTCATCTTACTAGGAATACACCACCTCAGCCACCCATCTCATGATCATCCTCTCATTTAGgccttgttgttgttgcaaaCTCAACTTTTTTTGCATAATGTATCTTCAAACATCCAAAAAAATCCACTGCCAACAAATGGGAGTCTTAAAACGGCATTAGAGTTTCATTTGTCACTATTACTCCTTACAGAATAATAATATGGGCGTCTAAAAGTGTGGCACACCTCAACCGTAGCATCCGCCAACTCGCTTCCACCTCAGTCTCAACTTACAGGGTCTCACTTCAGCTGAAGAGTTTTTGAAGTAGGAAACTTGACCAAGAGTAAACACACTGACTGCTCAAGAAACTCTTAAAAAGAGGGATGGAGCCATGCAATGAAGGTTGACTGTGATTTTAAAACTGCACCAAAGCAACGCACTTCTCCGTTTAAAAATATGTGCGTTTCATGTGTGAAACGCACACATCCCTAAGAGAAAGAACAGAAGATTTTCATTAaacatgtgcaaatgtgtgtgtgtgtgtgtgtgtgtgtggctgtgtgtgtgtgtgtgtgtgtgtgtgcgtgcgtgcgtgcctGCGTGCGTGAGTGAGAGAGTAAGACAGTGTCCATGAACTAAAAGAGGACTTGAGCTAATGGAAATATTGGCTTCAGATGtcttacattttctgtttataaAACTGCACTTTCATGTGACTTGCACAACTAAACAGCACAAAGTTCAGCCTCTAAAGCCTCCCTTCATTTTCTTTACTGTATATTATGAAATATGCCACAGGCACTTTTCAGTTACAATAACATAACAAATTCTAAATTATTTTCTCTCCTACTATTTTCACTCATCAGGATACTTTGTTATTATTGTTCCCCTGTGGAACCTGAGGTTGTATTAAATCACTCATTTACTGGCTCTCAGAGTACATTTTGCATCCAACATTGAAACATTAGGGAGTAAGTGAGCGCCTACAAAAGTGACACCCTCACAGAGCTCTGATGCAGCCTTCACTCTGAACAACCAAtgtcctctctccctcaccaTGTTCACTCTCCAATCCatcactttatttctctttccttCAACAGGGACAGCAAACCTGTCTCTTTCACTGGCAACGCTGAAAAATTACATTCCACCCATTTTTCTTTAGTTACCTTTCCACGCTGCTCCACAGCCACCATGTTCTCTTCACCATCTCTCCTttctccctgcctctctctggATTAAATTCTTCATAAACGAGGATTTTTAGGGAGCGCAGGGATGTGTTTATCAGGAAGCAGATCCAGTCGTCTATGGGAATATGAGACAATGTAAACTTTACGACAGACTCCATCTTTCTCTTCGTAAAGCTTGCATAATCCAGTTCTGGATTCTTATCCATCCCTACCGCACAACTATAGTTGCTTTAAAGGCtctgcgcacgcacacacacgcacacacacacacatacacacacacacacacagacacacacacacacacacacacacacaggactctCAAACTGTGACAACAACAGGTAGCATGATCAAGTCAGTGAATATCTTCCATGTGTCGTTTTGTCCTTTGCATTCACTACATCTGATGATTCCCAAGGTAATATCAGCAATTTTCAACAAAAGGCTTATGAGatacatatttacataaacTGAAATCTTTTTGTGCTGGCGTTGCAAACACCTTCAAGCAGctgtaatgagtaaagatttgCTTAACCAATGAGAGAGGCTGTAACAGAAAGTTACATTTAAAGAGTTTGCAGACTTCAAAAGccaattgtttgttttaaagttgGTAAAACATCTTCCTGAGAATGAGGTAACACCAGCTCTTACCTGTGGTGCTGAACCAGGAGGCTGTTGATGCTTTCAGTGCAGGGCAGACAGAGAGACCACCGCAGTGTGCCAGTGACTGCCTCTGATTTAACTTAACTGGTGGAGCGAGACGAGCAGGAATACCgtctgatacacacacacacacacacacacacacaccctccccactactctctctctctctcacacacacactcacacactacaATGATGAATGAATTATATTGGAGCCACTCAGCTACGTATTGTCCTAGCCCATCTCTCTGTGGCCAACAGcctgcgcgcgcgcgcacacacacacacacacacacacacgatcttACACAATAGCACctctcctccgcctcctcctctcctctttccaccCTACTCCCTGAGCACCATCTCGCTTCCCCCTCTCTTAATGTCTGCTTTTAATCACTCACTTTCTCTTTCATGTGTAATTTATGGCTCGCTTTTGACAGGTGGAGCTGAGTAAAGCGCCAAATACCGACTTGTTGCACAATCTTTTGAGGGTGCTCAATCCAGCATCAACAGTTTAATTATCTAGGAATACACGCGCATACACAGCACTGTGGTTAATCTTACTTTAATATCTCGCGcacctctcttcctcctctagcGATCATCTCTTATCCTATGACAGTCCCCTGTCTCCTGTCTTCTGCACAGCATGAAAGGAATGGCCAGGCTCTGACTGTGATTGGACCTGTCGACACACTGTATTAATAGCTGCCACAAGCTCGCCCTTGGCTTGGATTAGGGTGTACCAGGGGCTAGGAGAGGGGGGAAATTGGTGGGGTGGAGCCAGAGAGTTGGATTACCGCTTTCCTTTCCCTCCTTGCTGGGCATCCTTAGAACACTCATttgtataacttttttttttaaagaggggGCTGTATTGTTGGAGTGTGTGAAACCATATACTTACTTATACTTATACTGCGTCAGGGTGAACGAGGGGACAACCCCCACGGCGTCAAGCCGGCTTTGTCGAAGCTATTTAATTGTGATTCAGGCACTTATTGCTGAAAGAGACTTGTAAAACCGTTGCATTCACGTGCAATTCTTATTTTTATCAACTGCAAACATCCATCAGACACACCTAGGCACTAAAGATAGTTGGCTCTCACTATAATTCTCTTCCTCAACATCCTGATATGTTTTGAGAAGTGGGTCACATCCTCATCGCTCTGCCTCAGTCAAAAGCACCAATCGCAGCTGTCAAGGCCATGGATAGTGATGGATGAGGCAGCGTCACTGTCATCCAGATCTACAATTCATCAAACAATTCATCTATTTATCAAGTCGTTTTTCaaattaattgccaactattttgatataTTGATTAATCGGTTTGTGTGATTTCTAAATTGTGTctaaattctctgattccagcttcttacaTGTGAATATATCCTTTCCTCTAtgacaataaactgaatatctttggcaTTGTGGACAAAAAAAGATATTAGAGGAAGTCATCTTGGgatttgggaaacactgattgacatttatcatcattttacAGATCAGACAACAAATCGATTTATTGAGAgaataattgacagattaattgacaatgaaaaggATTGCTGGTTGCAGCCCTATACTGCTATCCAGTCAATCCTCTCAGTGTCCGCTGTGTTGACTGTGAAGAAAGCCATCACCTGGGTTAAAGACAAACAAGGGACAAAAGGAAAAGCAAACAGTTTGAGCTAAGTGGAGTTCCTGTTTGGTGGCTTTTGCTCACTTGTTTGTGAGCAAGTCATTCGAGAATGATCACATTTCCTGAGCTTTCTGTGGCTTACAGTGTTTCTGTGGCTCACTGAGAATTATAAGGCAAGAGCACAAAGGTCTTTTTTGAAAATACATGACATGCGACCGAGTGCTCTTCAGCTCTTAATACCTGTCATTTTTTCAGGAAGGGCAGATTGCAGAGGGGAGGACAGTATCGCACTTTGTCTGATATGCAGCAACTTGATCATAATACCCCTCCAATTACTGCAAATGATAACAATCATCCATTAGGCGAATGTTATCTTATTGCGTAGCCTGTCACAGCAATGAGCTGCCGTACAGTATCAAATCGTCTGCAAGGTCTTGGTCTCGCGCATGATCAGCAATCTAAATCTGACCCATGAGACCTCTCAGGAAGTGAGGAGAGAGTTCTGTATCAAGCAGGCACTGAAttttccacaaaacaaaaataattctcAGTAGGGACAGGATGTTGTTGCAACACCCCACACCACAACATTGATTTACACTCCTCGCGTAAGAGCAGTAACAGATGTTGATGATTTAAAAGTTTGGGATGGGAGAAGATTAGTTGGGAAAAGTTCCTTTTAGAATGGATGGGTGGTGTTTGTTTCAGGCTGCGGTTGGTGcgttaaataaagtaaaactcCGGGTCCTGAAAGtccataaaaaaacaacatatgaaTGGTTGTTCCAAGATTATTTCTAAACTCATGTTGTGCAACCATTAGGAATCTGATGCAACTGTAGCAAAATCCAAGGAATATGGTCATTTATCATGTATTGGGTAATGCATCATTTCTGAGTAAGTAAGGCCAGAAAGAGGATTCATCTCCAGCGTTCATATCCTGGAGGTGTGATAGTGGGCGATGTTCTTGCTAATCAAATCACTCTAACAAGATTAGCTGTGTTAGCACTTAAGCTGTAGTAGAATGAATAGATGACTGAGATAATTACTGGTAGCACAGAGCACTGCGGGGAACGGTGGACTTTTTACACCAAAACAACACAGGCACTAAAATGCCAAACCATCACACAGAGCCACCTGCTGAAGAAAGACAATACTCTGTGAGGTCTGAATATAGAGCTCGAGTCATCTCCCACACCTGTATAAATATAGCATTCGCGTTTACATGGTTTCCATCCAAAACCCATGTGTAAATTGACTGCGTTTTTTAAACCAGCAACAAAGTGCCAAGTTGAATTTCATTCAAATAGAATGATCTAGAACACGAACTGCATGTTTCTTCACATGTTCCTCATTTGTTTCTGCTGAAAAATGCAAGTTGTCTTTGCCAAAATGCTAGAGTTTGCAGAGCAAGACAGGCCTTTTCTCCGTTTAGATTTGACTGACATGTTGTCTTAAcaagtttttctgtttgtttgtttgctaaGTCAGGCCATCTTGTACTTGAACATGTTTTAACTCTCACTGTAGAAGTCCTTTCCTCATGGCTCCCAGATGACTTGTATTCATAGATCTGAATTCATGTTTCACAACAGCAGACATGTTGATTTGTCATAGCAGGGAACAACACAGATGGAACCGATAACATTAAAGATGTCTATGTTCCAGCATTCATTGCAATGAAATGCAGCAGTTACTAATGTTATTAGACGCACCTGTGTTTGACAGGTCAAAATGTatgcagcagaaaaaaaatgctCGACTTGACTTTTCCTTTTAAGGTACTGTCAAGGTTTTTGACATGAATATTCAGATTCATACAGGAGAAGCACAAACTGGGGGCTAGATGTAGTTGATACAAGGTTGGAAAATGATGCTGTTATACAAGTTTAAACTGACAGCTGGAATTACTGCATCACTCGCAGGTGACACACGATTTTCTGCAACACATAGATATTGAACGCACCCTTGGACATTAAGGTGATCTTTTTAAACTGTCTTCTGAAGCCATTTATTGTTGTGCCACTCATGAAGAAATTATGCTAACTCTGCCCCCCTCCCCAACTTGGTGTTACCTGTTACTAGACTTGGTGTCTATGTGCGTGGATGTAGCTGCTTGCTGTAATTGCTCTCTGACAgatttgtttgtcttgtttgatAATGTGTAGGTTGTTTCTTCtgcatgctgtgtttgtttAGATACCAATTGTGAtttcatctgttgttttttgctGAGCTTGGCTTTTATGTTATGAATCATGATTCTTTTAAGATGGTGTTTTGCATAGAGGTGAAATATGAATTTGCTGTTAGCTAAAATGGTATTGATTCAAGTTTTTGCTCTTTTGAAATAGTTTCTCATTGTATGTCTCACTGCAAGCTTgggtatatacagtatgtttcagCTAATCTTCCTGGGGTCCACAGCTGACATACTTTTTATAACACATTACAATAAGTTGCATTATTAAAACCACCTCAATATATTGTACAATTTTATATATCAGAAAAAGGGAAAAGTACATGTGTACAATTTAAAACATTCTTATACAATTCAAACTATTCACCGTTGAACATACAAATTAGGTGGAGTACCGATTGAAAGGGTTGATATGTAAAAGAATGAATACTGGCACAGAGAAATGCCTCCTTGTCATCTACATACACAAAAGATGTCTCTTCATATTCTTTAAAAAGgataatttattttgtatttctacAGATACTCAGGTACATTTTTCCAGTTTGTTATGGTCCTTAAACTTGGCACCATAATATGACGATCACCAGCAAATCTGTTGTTATGGGTCTCTAGGAGATGCTAATTTATATTATTCTTGGGATGTAACTGTTGTCTTGAAAACAGCCCTTTTAATGTTACCATCATTGGGAACTAAACATGGGCCATGCACTCCATATTCATCTAAGCACAAGAGAAATATTTCAACTCTACTCTGTGACagcttgcttttattcttatcTTTCATATTCTTCTTCTCAGAATTTTTACCGCTGAAGACATGTTTTGTGGTTTAATCACAGAGAGATAAAGAGCTGCTACTTAGCTCTTTATCGTTGTCATAAGCTGACATCCATGTCCTAATGGTTATGCGCTGCTTATCAGTGCTGCATTTCCTAAGAAGAGATTGTGTGAACTCTAGTCTCTGTTTTGCTCTGCTTTCAAACTGCTGCGCAAAGTGGCTGTTGTTGCTTCCATTGATTTTGAGAgagaatctctctctctctctctctctctctttatatatatatatatatacatacatacatacatacatacatatatatagtgtgtgcgtgcgtgcgtgcgtatATATGTTGGATTTCACaagctccacctccaccacagcATCTACATATAGAGTCAGTTTATTATGATTGCTCCTCAGTTCCTGCTGTGCTGAACTTGGTGAATTCTTGCTTGAGTGGTGAGGTCAGAGTCTACATGCAAAACATCAACTCAGTATTCACATGATAAATCCCTGTTACGTCAGTTGGCTAACTGAACTACCCATCTCTGCCATTTTATGCTCTAACACCATGACATGTACAGTAGTATGCAGGACAtaatgttgtgctgtttgtccaAAGATTACAATTTGTAGCATTTTCCCATTTAAATTGATGATAATGAGGAAAAGCAGATTTTTAAACTATACCActatacatattttttaaaagcatcagTAACCAGGCTGACATAGAAATGGATGTTAATATAAATTGTtaaaacattgtggttttacaAT encodes:
- the agtr1b gene encoding type-1 angiotensin II receptor — encoded protein: MQNITAGATEGIALTCGMSGSHEIIFTLVPIVYGCNFVIGIVGNSMVVAVIYCYMKLKTVANIFVLNLAVSDLTFLITLPMWATFTATGYHWPFGGFLCKASAGLVIFNLYTSIFFLTALSIDRYLAIVHPVRSRRFRTVVYARITCMMIWLFAFVLSVPTALTRDIHNITNSNNTVCGILHPNIENAIRLKEVLLAISLMKSLLGFLVPFFVIITCYCLIGQALLGARHIQKSTRSRDDEVLRMLAAAVLAFFLCWVPHQVFHLMQVLTQLILVENCAMLEIIDTAMPFTICIAYFNSCVNPIVYGFVGRNFRKKLLRLLRCSPGGATGPHPSISSKISAHSFRASEALSLTVKSKASSDVK